A single region of the Eremothecium gossypii ATCC 10895 chromosome V, complete sequence genome encodes:
- the FAR7 gene encoding Far7p (Syntenic homolog of Saccharomyces cerevisiae YFR008W (FAR7)) translates to MEQEPHVIFMNPQTENLQNLYELVEKLARQLNKNKEQRQRLLREVDVLASKAQRGLGTSDFRKDARVVEEFLKRRGAGTGGGDGVESLRAQNSRLRALLAEKQCNNDATLGLLAHHENSLALVVRLLREDVFQHHAALVARCRRAFNERLCAAEDSEFRAYLENATSLQALIDISRVYQALLRLP, encoded by the coding sequence ATGGAACAAGAGCCACACGTTATCTTTATGAACCCTCAGACCGAGAATCTGCAAAATCTCTATGAGCTGGTGGAGAAGCTTGCCCGGCAGTTGAACAAAAACAAGGAGCAGCGACAACGGCTGTTGAGGGAAGTAGACGTGCTCGCGTCAAAAGCGCAACGCGGGCTCGGGACCAGCGACTTCCGCAAGGATGCGCGGGTGGTGGAGGAGTTTTTGAAGCGGCGCGGGGCAGGGACGGGGGGCGGGGACGGTGTGGAGAGCCTGCGGGCGCAGAACTcgcggctgcgggcgctgctggcggagAAGCAGTGCAACAACGACGCGACGCTAGGACTACTGGCGCACCACGAGAACTCACTTGCGCTGGTGGtgcggctgctgcgggAGGACGTGTTCCAGCACCAcgcggcgctggtggcgcgctgccggcgcgCGTTCAACGAGCGCCTGTGTGCGGCGGAGGACAGCGAGTTTCGCGCGTATCTGGAGAATGCGACAAGCCTGCAGGCGCTCATCGACATCTCCCGTGTGTACCAGGCACTGCTGCGGTTGCCATAA
- the REC8 gene encoding Rec8p (Syntenic homolog of Saccharomyces cerevisiae YPR007C (REC8)): protein MANYPSILLQYEDTEGTGHSGVSIAWLLSNFGTGSVTLASSGGTGGSMKCKRRDILNVSIPETCKVISENGAELPLRFSSNLLYGVTVCYSKKTDFILSDVVQMKGQLQRKLFGLESALRQGRIPEGAKDTVSAQEFLADDPLFDVAQWGNVRLELDGPDGTRSLEIRQQDFLQELNNQDGSFVEAQAGRRGRLGSVDEELASIDMDLNFEIDDLVSEDGRRRDELASERSEDEARFELNFNDPFEESQNQLPDVIEGSLLQEDEDMAPDAKHPREEDQAADAEQSPEPETKKRKIAGGAVGLGRLVCDEKISLATETLRDNHNKYAENMEMGRKSGGVSVKGSAPGWHQLLAVQEQPVFLQKAFCDLLGSRNEDERMAHMERGRALARSSVPSSRSSSVMSTEQGRRMGPGFDTMRRGSSQSDTQSNLLPVFLEDDQMQHDTQLDADDEALRGTDFMNADLLPSSIGRTTSRYGTADSGEHMDILRNTMQIQARNIASKRTDTASSQQSNVKHSSIDSEMKVAHSAGLDDQTRKFYEYIKERADFVGKTTRSHEPYHKKLLFEDLIPSKVSQEDPENPHDYKAVSKRIAATAFLSLLNLASKELVRLETFDLEDKCEVMKGDDLIIYC from the coding sequence ATGGCGAACTATCCATCTATCCTGTTACAATACGAAGACACAGAGGGCACCGGGCACTCGGGTGTGTCCATCGCCTGGCTATTGTCGAACTTTGGAACCGGGTCTGTGACGCTGGCATCTTCGGGCGGAACTGGCGGAAGCATGAAGTGCAAACGGCGCGACATTCTGAACGTGTCGATCCCGGAGACGTGCAAGGTTATTTCAGAGAACGGGGCAGAGCTGCCGCTGCGGTTCAGCTCGAACTTGCTGTACGGGGTGACGGTGTGCTACTCGAAAAAGACTGACTTTATTTTGTCGGACGTGGTGCAGATGAAGggccagctgcagcgcaaGCTGTTCGGGTTGGAGAGCGCGCTGCGGCAGGGGCGCATTCCGGAGGGCGCGAAGGACACTGTGTCAGCGCAGGAGTTTCTTGCGGACGACCCGCTGTTTGACGTGGCGCAGTGGGGCAATGTGAGGCTGGAGCTGGACGGGCCGGACGGCACGCGCTCGCTGGAAATCAGGCAGCAGGATTTCCTGCAGGAGCTGAACAACCAGGACGGTTCCTTCGTGGAGGCACAGGCGGGCCGGCGCGGCAGGCTGGGCTCGGTAGATGAGGAGCTCGCGTCGATTGACATGGATTTGAACTTCGAGATCGACGACCTGGTGAGCGAAGACGGCAGGCGGCGGGATGAGCTTGCGTCGGAGCGCAGCGAGGACGAGGCGCGCTTCGAATTGAACTTTAACGACCCCTTCGAGGAGTCGCAGAACCAGCTGCCCGATGTGATCGAGGGTTCCTTGCTCCAGGAGGACGAAGACATGGCTCCAGATGCGAAGCACCCCCGTGAGGAGGACCAGGCGGCAGATGCCGAACAGAGCCCCGAGCCGGAAACCAAGAAACGCAAGATagcgggcggcgcggtGGGGCTAGGCAGGCTGGTGTGCGACGAGAAGATCAGTCTGGCAACCGAGACGTTGAGAGATAACCACAACAAGTATGCTGAAAACATGGAGATGGGCAGGAAGAGTGGCGGAGTCTCTGTGAAGGGTAGCGCGCCTGGCTGGCACCAGTTGCTCGCCGTGCAGGAGCAACCTGTCTTTTTGCAGAAGGCGTTCTGCGACCTGTTGGGGTCCAGGAACGAGGACGAAAGAATGGCACATATGGAAAGAGGTAGGGCGCTCGCACGCTCCTCTGTTCCATCATCGCGGTCTAGCAGTGTGATGAGTACGGAACAGGGTAGGCGGATGGGGCCCGGCTTCGATACCATGAGGAGAGGGTCAAGCCAAAGCGACACACAGTCTAATCTCCTACCTGTTTTTCTGGAAGACGACCAAATGCAACATGATACACAACTTGACGCAGACGATGAAGCTCTGCGTGGAACAGATTTCATGAATGCCGACTTATTGCCTTCCAGTATAGGGCGGACGACGAGCAGGTATGGAACCGCTGATTCGGGAGAACACATGGATATTCTTCGTAACACCATGCAAATCCAAGCAAGAAATATAGCGTCCAAGCGCACAGACACAGCATCCTCTCAGCAAAGTAATGTTAAGCACTCGTCGATCGATTCCGAAATGAAGGTAGCACACTCAGCAGGACTAGACGATCAAACGAGAAAGTTTTATGAATACATTAAAGAGAGAGCGGACTTTGTGGGAAAGACAACCAGATCGCATGAACCTTATCACAAGAAGCTATTATTCGAGGACCTAATACCGAGCAAAGTGTCCCAGGAGGACCCCGAAAACCCACATGACTATAAAGCAGTTAGCAAGCGCATCGCTGCTACTGCCTTTCTATCTCTACTTAACTTGGC